A single region of the Nicotiana sylvestris chromosome 6, ASM39365v2, whole genome shotgun sequence genome encodes:
- the LOC138871284 gene encoding uncharacterized protein produces the protein MGMDWLASCHANFDCRSKIVRFQFPGEPVLEWKGNTASPRGKFISYIKAMKMIRKGCIYHLVRVQDVEVELPTIQSILVVNEFPEVFPNKLLGFPLEQEIEFVFDLLPDSHPISIPPYRMAPAELKELKEQLKDLLEKGFIKPSTSSWGAPLSLGISFRVKVSGLIHKRLKVKTWPRPTAPTKVRSFLGLLGYYIRFVVGFSSLSVTLAKLTQKGERFQWTDACEQSLQALKDRLTSAPVLMLLEGTDSYVIYYDTSGVGLGCVLMQHGKANVVANALSHRSMGSLSYLQTEKRGIAHEIHQLASLGVQLLDSGDVGITIQDTTTSSLVTVVKERQYEDPMLVHYRDTTLRRRRHWLSRQVMEKSHYSHYSIHPGAIKMYHDIRVVYWWDGMKKDIAEFVAQCSNCQQVKIEHKKSGGLLQAMEIPTCKWEVSPMKGVMRFGKKGKLSRRYIGPYRVIRKVGQVAYELDLPSDLEFVHPVFHVSMLYKCIEDPSRIMSVDDVKVTEQLSNEENPIAILDRQIRRLRTKDVASVKVLWRNNNVEEMTWEAKEDMKSRYPYLFPPLEKGPTKTSQP, from the exons atgggtatggattggttggcttcttgtcatgccaactttgattgtagatcaaagatagttcgatttcaatttccaggggagcctgttttggagtggaaaggtaatacagcGTCGCCGAGAGGTAAATTTATTTCCTATATCAAGGCAatgaagatgatcagaaagggatgtatttatcacttagttcgggttcaggatgtggaagtagagttaccaaccattcagtccatccttgtggttaatgagtttcccgaagTTTTTCCCAATAAGCTTCTGGGTTTTCCGCTagagcaagaaattgagtttgtttttgacctactaccagatagtcatccaatatctattcctccctatagaatggcccctgcagagttgaaagagttgaaggaacaactaaaggacttacttgaaaaaggctttatcaaacCTAGTACATCATCGTGGGGAGCGCCT ctttccttgggcatatcatttcgagTGAAGGTATCCGGgttgatacacaaaagattgaaagtaaagacttggcctagacctacgGCACCGACaaaggttcgtagctttctcggtttgctAGGTTATTACATAAGATTTGTAgtgggattttcttccctttcagtaACTTTGGCAAAGTTGACACAGAAGGGAGAAaggtttcaatggactgatgcttgcgaacAGAGTTTGCAGGCATTGAAGGACAGATTGACTTCTGCACCGGTTCTAATGCTCCTAGAAGGGACCGATAGTTATGTTATCTATTATGACACCTCGGGCGTTGGGTTAGGTTGTGTACTAATGCAGCATG gaaaggcGAACGTGGTAGCCAATGCCCTCagccatagatctatgggtagcctgtcatatTTACAAACAgagaagaggggaatagcccatgagattcatcagctagctagtcttggagttcaatTGCTGGACTCAGGTGATGTTGGAATTACTATTcaagatacgacaacatcctcgtTAGTAACTGTAGTGAAGGAACGCCAATATGAGGATcctatgttagttcattatagggataccactctcagaaggagaagacact ggctgtcCCGGCAGGTTATGGAAAAAAGtcactattctcattattctatccatccaggagcgataaagatgtatcatgatatcagggtagtatattggtgggacggaatgaaaaaggatatagcggagTTTGTTGCACAGTGTTCTAACtgccagcaggttaagattgagcataaaaaatccggtggattattgcaggctatggagattccgacttgtaAATGGGAA gtatcaccgatgaaaggTGTCATGAGGTTCggtaagaaaggaaaacttagccgtcggtacattggaccatatagggtcatacgcaaggtaggccaggtagcatatgagttagatTTGCCTTCGGACTTGGAATTtgtacatccagtctttcatgtgtctatgctctaTAAATGTATAGAAGATCCTTCCAGAATCATGTCAGTTGATGACGTTAAGGTCACAGAGCAGCTATCAAATGAAGAAAATCCCATTGCTATCTTAGACAGACAGATTCGGAGATTGAGAACTAAAGatgtagcttcagtgaaagtactttggagaaacaacaacgtggaagaaatgacttgggaggccaaagaagacatgaagtctagatatccctacttatttcctcctctggAGAAGGGTCCGACTAAGACATCACAACCTTAA